One Trichormus variabilis 0441 genomic window, TTTTTACAAGATTGTCTTCTGCCAAAGCAATTATAGAAGTTTTGAAATGGGGCATTAGTGGCAAAGCAAGGGATGCTTATGATGGTGCTGTAGATTTATTGGCAGAAATCAATGAAATCAATATATTAAAAGAGGCTAGTCAGTATTTAGAAGCTCTAAGCCAATTGATGATTAACTCAGTGGAAAACAGGAATATTCTAATGTTAGATCCCTTATGGGAAATACTGATAAAAGGAACCGCTTGTGCCTATCGTATCCCTGCTGAAGAAAGATTTGAATTACTCCTAACTTTCAATTTAATAGCACTAATTAATCAACGGAGAATCTTAAAAGCAACTTTTATTGATGCGTTATTGCTGCTTGCGGATGAAATAGATACTCAGCGTATAAAAAATGCGATCGCACGCTTTGCATCTGGTTATGAAACTGACCAATACATCCGTAACTATGCTGAAGAAGCTATTCAAGAGCTTTCATAAACGGCCATTACTTGACTTATGCTGCCTACTCTATCAGAGTTTGGGATAGAACCCCCTGTTTATATTCGTAAAATAGATAGCCGTGCTAGTTGGAATCCGCAAGAAGGGGATGCCAACTTAGCTGAACGTGCTAGATTAGCAGCAGCAAAGCTCTTTAAAGAACCAGACAATATATATAGTCTTTGGCTGGTTAACACAGAGCAAGAATTCTATAGTGTAGTTGCATCATTGAGTGCAAATAGAAGTCCTAAAAATCAAAATCTTGATTTTATTGCGATTAAAGAAACAGAATTAAAAGAAGTTGGTATAAATTTTCAACCAGTACCAGAAGGCGGTTGCTTGTATGTGCAATCGTTACATTTTAATGCACAAATTGATAAGGAGACAGCCGAAAAGCTTTGTTACAGTTTGATGAGCCAAGGTAGAGAAGCACAACGCTGTAAAAAAGTTCAAACCACTGAGATTCTTGAGCATCAACAAAAATTTGGATGTAGAGCAACGACAGCCCAGCTACGTCATGTGAGTGTGAGCAATGGGAACTACCTGCTAGTTTATCTCAAACTTGACTAGGAGCGATCGCCTGCTTTCCTGTTGGTCAAATATTTTGTTTATCTTAAGTATGAGAATAAAGGAACTGCAAGAGGTCTAATATCTAATTAGTTCTAGAAAACCTATTTAGCCTTTTATAGTCAAGGCTCTCGCCCTATACAATACCTTCTGAAATCACCAAATATTTGATTTTAAAAAGTTATTCCAGTCATGTCAGTCTTAACTAAAAGTAAGTAAATCTCACCTTTTAGAAGATGGTATTAGTTGTTAATCAAGTTAAATATACTCGTATTAACCATCCCAAACAAACTGTTTCCAGTTGACAGGGATTAAACCTTTCTTGACCAGCTTATTTCTCATACCATCATGCTTGCGGTCAAGCCGAAGCGCATGGCAGACGGGGCAAAGAGTTCTCAAGTTGGACGCATGGTTACTGCCACCAGATGACAAAGGGCGAATGTGGTCGATATGGGCAGTTTTTAAACTGACTGTTCTTTGACATAATCCATTGACTTTTGGTGGTCGGTTATCTGGGCTTTGACACAATCCCTCGTCTCTGCTGTAGATAGAATGCCGAGTGATTTTCCATTGTTCAAGGGGTTGACGCTTCCATTGGTAAACAGGCAGGTTTGGATGTTGGCGTTTTTGTTTGACTTGTTTGTAAAGTTCAACAGACATGACTTAACCAAACTCGACTTGACACAACATGACGTGACGAAACGGAAGGTGACGGGACTCGCCTTAAGGAGACCTGACGAAACGAGACGGATATTTAAAGAATGCTAAATTCTTTTAGCTCAAATCTTCCGTAACCAATGCTTTGTCTACCATCGCCAACACCAACTAAAGTTCCAGCGTTGATAATTGCTGTCTCCAATGACTTTCGATCAACAACAACCGAATCCCAAAGAATAGTAAATGAACATTGCCATCCAGGTTTCACAGCCACCCGGTAACGAATATTCCTCGCTTTAG contains:
- a CDS encoding HNH endonuclease; the encoded protein is MSVELYKQVKQKRQHPNLPVYQWKRQPLEQWKITRHSIYSRDEGLCQSPDNRPPKVNGLCQRTVSLKTAHIDHIRPLSSGGSNHASNLRTLCPVCHALRLDRKHDGMRNKLVKKGLIPVNWKQFVWDG